In one window of Alphaproteobacteria bacterium DNA:
- a CDS encoding aminoacyl-tRNA hydrolase — protein sequence MHLIVGLGNPGSEYQNNRHNVGFMVIDALVKKYHLSGPKRKFESEVYEGNIKDYRVIAIKPQTFMNVSGVAVEQAMNFYKIPLDKIIVIHDELDIDPGELRFKSGGGSAGHNGLRSIDASIGNNYNRLRFGIGHPGHKDAVSSFVLHDFDKSENILVHEVIYEHLTDAFDLFLSGKHNNFLSTFKIA from the coding sequence ATGCATTTAATCGTTGGTCTTGGTAACCCTGGCTCCGAATACCAAAACAACCGTCACAATGTCGGTTTTATGGTTATTGATGCATTGGTAAAAAAATACCACCTTTCTGGTCCGAAAAGAAAGTTCGAGTCTGAAGTTTATGAAGGCAATATCAAAGACTATCGTGTTATTGCGATTAAACCTCAAACTTTTATGAATGTATCAGGGGTGGCAGTGGAACAAGCGATGAACTTCTATAAAATTCCATTGGATAAGATTATCGTCATACATGATGAATTGGATATAGACCCCGGAGAATTGCGATTTAAAAGTGGGGGAGGATCTGCAGGACATAATGGATTGCGATCAATCGATGCAAGCATAGGAAATAATTACAACCGCCTCAGATTTGGCATAGGTCACCCAGGACATAAAGATGCGGTTTCATCATTTGTCTTACATGATTTTGATAAAAGCGAAAATATATTGGTTCACGAAGTCATATATGAACATTTAACCGATGCTTTTGATTTATTCTTAAGCGGAAAACATAATAATTTTTTAAGCACATTTAAAATTGCATAA
- a CDS encoding ribose-phosphate pyrophosphokinase, with protein MKIVTGNSNRPLAESIGEYLKIPLTNASVKRFTDMEVFVEIHENVRGEDVFVIQSTSYPANDHVMELLVMIDALRRSSAKRITAVIPYYGYARQDRKSSPRTPISAKLMANLITTAGADRVLTLDLHASQIQGFFDIPTDNLIAFPVFVKDIKTTFKDASNLLFVSPDVGGVGRTRALARKVDADLAIIDKRRERAGVSEVMNIIGDVKGRDCVLVDDIVDSAGTLCNAAVALMEAGAKTVQAYVTHGVFSGGAVARITSSPISHMITTNSIQATEAVRVANNIRQIDIAGLLGEAISRIAEEKSVSSLFD; from the coding sequence ATGAAAATTGTCACTGGCAACAGCAACCGACCGCTCGCCGAATCGATTGGCGAGTATCTGAAAATCCCCCTGACCAATGCTAGCGTCAAACGTTTCACCGATATGGAAGTGTTTGTCGAAATCCATGAAAACGTGCGCGGCGAAGATGTCTTCGTCATTCAATCCACCTCCTACCCCGCCAACGATCACGTCATGGAATTATTGGTGATGATCGACGCATTGCGCCGTTCATCCGCCAAACGCATTACCGCCGTGATTCCATATTATGGCTATGCGCGCCAGGACCGGAAGTCATCCCCGCGCACGCCGATTTCGGCGAAATTGATGGCGAATCTGATTACCACCGCCGGGGCCGACCGCGTATTGACGCTGGATCTGCACGCCTCGCAAATCCAAGGTTTCTTTGACATTCCGACCGACAATCTGATCGCCTTTCCGGTGTTCGTCAAAGACATCAAGACCACATTCAAAGACGCCAGCAATTTATTATTCGTCTCGCCCGATGTCGGCGGCGTTGGCCGCACCCGCGCCCTTGCGCGCAAAGTCGATGCGGATTTGGCGATTATCGATAAACGCCGCGAACGCGCCGGCGTATCCGAAGTCATGAATATCATTGGCGATGTCAAGGGCCGCGATTGCGTATTGGTCGACGATATCGTCGATTCGGCGGGAACATTATGCAACGCCGCCGTCGCATTGATGGAAGCTGGCGCGAAAACCGTGCAAGCCTATGTCACCCACGGCGTATTTTCCGGCGGCGCGGTGGCGCGCATTACATCGTCGCCAATTTCGCATATGATCACCACCAATTCGATCCAAGCGACCGAAGCGGTTCGGGTTGCGAACAATATCCGCCAGATTGATATTGCGGGCTTGCTTGGCGAAGCCATCAGCCGCATTGCCGAAGAAAAATCGGTTTCCAGTTTGTTTGATTAA
- a CDS encoding CCA tRNA nucleotidyltransferase, with amino-acid sequence MTAPTINLPSEMNNDSITAVLRALTADGQIVRFVGGCVRDAILNRPLADIDLATPDVPQKVIELLQRAHIKFVPTGIDHGTITAISGAKAYQVTTLRRDIETDGRHATVTFTDNWAEDAARRDFTMNAIYCDGAGHLFDPLGAGIEDARAGRVRFVGNAADRIGEDYLRILRFFRFYAHYGQMDLNRSELEACRSAAAHLQRLSAERVRDEFLKLLAARQAARILQLMLDYDVLPQIISAAQFAMINSLAGLEMHSDAVRRLAALMIENHLNADDLAARFKLSNEQKERLEFLQRGFAARTTPTPQEWQKIIYYAGQSRAVDLAYLWAAEGLWEDYKFAENLQLALQWQDRRLPVGGEDLIALGIPQGPKLGEYLAAVESWWVEGNFSAGREQCLAHLRQLAGLA; translated from the coding sequence ATGACCGCGCCGACCATCAATCTTCCGTCCGAAATGAACAATGATTCTATCACCGCCGTGCTGCGCGCGCTGACGGCGGATGGCCAGATAGTGCGTTTTGTCGGTGGGTGCGTGCGCGATGCGATTTTAAACCGTCCGCTGGCGGATATTGATCTGGCCACGCCGGATGTGCCGCAAAAAGTGATCGAGTTGTTGCAACGGGCGCATATTAAATTTGTGCCAACGGGCATCGATCATGGAACCATTACCGCTATTTCCGGCGCCAAGGCATATCAAGTCACCACTTTGCGCCGAGATATCGAAACGGATGGCCGCCATGCGACGGTGACTTTTACGGACAACTGGGCCGAAGATGCGGCGCGGCGCGATTTTACCATGAACGCGATATATTGCGATGGGGCGGGGCATTTGTTCGATCCGCTGGGCGCCGGGATCGAGGATGCGCGCGCGGGACGGGTGCGGTTTGTGGGAAACGCGGCTGACCGGATCGGCGAGGATTATTTACGGATTTTGCGTTTTTTCCGTTTCTACGCGCATTATGGGCAGATGGATTTGAACCGTTCGGAATTGGAAGCCTGCCGCTCTGCGGCGGCGCATCTTCAGCGCCTGTCGGCGGAAAGAGTGCGGGATGAATTTTTAAAATTGCTTGCCGCCCGTCAGGCAGCAAGAATTTTGCAACTGATGCTGGATTACGATGTTTTGCCGCAAATCATATCCGCAGCGCAATTTGCCATGATCAATTCGCTGGCCGGCTTGGAAATGCATTCCGATGCGGTAAGGCGTCTTGCGGCGTTGATGATTGAAAATCATTTGAATGCCGATGACTTGGCGGCGCGATTTAAATTGTCGAATGAACAAAAAGAACGGCTGGAGTTTTTGCAACGCGGTTTTGCGGCGCGGACAACGCCGACTCCGCAGGAATGGCAAAAAATCATATATTATGCCGGGCAGTCCCGCGCGGTTGATTTGGCGTATTTGTGGGCCGCCGAAGGATTGTGGGAAGATTATAAATTCGCGGAAAATCTGCAACTGGCGCTGCAATGGCAAGATCGCCGTTTGCCGGTTGGCGGCGAAGATTTAATCGCGCTGGGCATTCCGCAAGGCCCCAAATTGGGCGAGTATTTGGCGGCGGTGGAAAGCTGGTGGGTGGAAGGAAATTTTTCAGCCGGACGCGAGCAATGTCTGGCCCATCTCCGGCAACTGGCCGGTTTGGCGTAA
- a CDS encoding MoxR family ATPase: MVSRVIFGQAEVIEQTLITLLAGGHGLLIGVPGLAKTKLVETIAQVTGLLDKRIQCTPDLMPADIIGSEVLEESQTGERFFRFIKGPVFCQLLMADEINRASPRTQSALLQAMQERRVSVAGQHYDLPSPFHVLATQNPLEQEGTYPLPEAQLDRFLLQIDVGYPDREAEHKMLLTTTGADEAKPQAVITPDQLLQGQNILRRMPVGENFVNAILTLVRAGRPNDSEFDDVTSYVAWGPGPRASQALMMACRARAMLQGRLSPSVDDIIALAHPILRHRMALNFAARAEGVTIDSIINRLLEPLR, encoded by the coding sequence ATGGTGTCGCGGGTCATTTTCGGCCAGGCCGAAGTGATCGAGCAAACTTTGATCACCTTATTGGCCGGCGGACATGGATTGTTAATTGGCGTGCCCGGTCTTGCCAAAACCAAATTGGTTGAAACCATCGCCCAGGTCACGGGATTGTTGGACAAACGTATTCAATGTACGCCCGATTTAATGCCCGCCGATATTATCGGTTCCGAAGTTTTGGAAGAATCCCAGACCGGCGAGCGTTTTTTCCGGTTCATCAAAGGCCCGGTATTTTGCCAGTTATTGATGGCCGATGAAATCAACCGCGCCAGCCCACGCACGCAATCGGCTTTATTACAAGCCATGCAGGAACGCCGCGTATCGGTTGCCGGACAACATTACGATTTGCCATCGCCGTTTCATGTGCTGGCGACGCAAAATCCATTGGAACAGGAAGGCACATATCCATTGCCCGAAGCGCAATTGGATCGTTTTTTGCTGCAAATCGATGTCGGATATCCGGACCGCGAAGCCGAACATAAAATGCTGCTGACCACCACTGGCGCGGACGAAGCCAAGCCGCAAGCCGTGATTACGCCGGATCAGTTGCTTCAAGGACAAAATATCTTGCGCCGCATGCCAGTTGGCGAAAATTTCGTGAATGCGATTCTAACCTTGGTCCGCGCCGGCCGTCCGAACGACAGCGAATTCGACGATGTGACATCCTATGTCGCCTGGGGTCCTGGCCCACGCGCCAGCCAGGCATTAATGATGGCCTGCCGCGCCCGCGCCATGTTGCAAGGCCGCTTGTCGCCGTCGGTCGACGACATCATCGCCCTGGCCCACCCGATTTTACGCCACCGCATGGCGCTTAATTTCGCCGCGCGCGCCGAAGGCGTCACCATCGACAGTATTATCAATCGCTTGCTTGAACCATTGCGCTAA
- a CDS encoding 50S ribosomal protein L25/general stress protein Ctc — protein sequence MTKVLKLAAENREGAGKGAARATRRADKIPAVIYGDKKDPQNIQVNPLEFNKLYHAGNFFTKLLDLDVAGKTIRTLPRDVQTDPLTDNVIHADFLRVSDKTRIRVSVPIHVKNEAKCPGLKQGGVLNLVQHEIEVTCLASDIPEYFEIDIEGMEMNTSVHISALKLPSTVQPVIRDRDFTVLAINPPTVVKEETPVAAAAATAEGAAPAEGAAAGAAAPAAGAAAPAAGKDAAKPAAPAKK from the coding sequence ATGACGAAAGTCTTGAAACTGGCCGCCGAAAATCGCGAGGGAGCTGGTAAAGGGGCCGCCCGCGCGACACGTCGAGCCGATAAAATTCCTGCCGTTATTTACGGCGACAAAAAAGATCCCCAAAACATTCAAGTAAACCCGTTGGAGTTCAACAAGCTCTATCATGCCGGCAATTTTTTCACCAAATTGCTGGATTTGGATGTGGCTGGAAAAACCATTCGTACTTTGCCACGCGATGTGCAAACCGATCCGTTGACCGATAACGTCATTCACGCCGATTTCTTGCGCGTGTCGGATAAAACCCGCATCCGCGTCAGCGTGCCGATTCACGTGAAAAACGAAGCAAAATGCCCTGGCTTGAAACAAGGCGGCGTTTTGAACCTCGTTCAACACGAAATCGAAGTCACCTGCTTGGCCAGCGATATCCCTGAATATTTTGAAATCGATATCGAAGGCATGGAAATGAACACATCGGTGCATATCAGCGCGCTGAAATTGCCATCCACCGTTCAACCGGTCATCCGTGACCGCGACTTTACGGTTTTGGCGATCAATCCGCCGACAGTCGTTAAAGAAGAAACGCCTGTTGCGGCTGCCGCTGCTACCGCCGAAGGCGCCGCGCCTGCCGAAGGTGCCGCTGCTGGTGCCGCCGCTCCGGCTGCTGGCGCTGCTGCTCCGGCCGCTGGCAAAGACGCCGCGAAACCGGCTGCTCCTGCAAAAAAATAA
- a CDS encoding conjugal transfer protein TraI, with product MHYLRYRVFRRRLEWPVSNFSCMEHDQFDTEDAVYIVHIDEKDNVDACTRLLPTTKPNLLADVYPHLVDGEVPKADDIWETTRFCADYETAPANITGLLVAAMLEYGIQLGLRHYVSVSDIRIEPLLRRAGWNPQRLGEPQPTGTDTAAAEIFEVSEDALAKVRMRSKIPKQLLNDTPIYHLAPVYSDLRAAA from the coding sequence ATGCATTACTTGCGATACCGGGTGTTCCGCCGCCGCCTGGAATGGCCGGTCAGCAATTTCAGCTGTATGGAACATGATCAATTCGACACCGAGGATGCGGTTTATATTGTGCATATCGACGAAAAAGACAATGTGGACGCTTGCACCCGCCTGTTGCCAACGACAAAACCGAATTTATTGGCGGATGTGTATCCGCACCTGGTCGATGGTGAAGTTCCAAAGGCGGACGATATTTGGGAAACCACCCGGTTCTGCGCCGATTATGAAACCGCCCCCGCCAATATTACCGGCCTTTTGGTTGCCGCGATGCTGGAATATGGAATTCAATTGGGGTTGCGCCATTACGTATCGGTATCCGATATCCGGATCGAACCGTTATTGCGCCGCGCCGGATGGAACCCGCAACGTTTGGGCGAACCGCAGCCGACCGGTACCGATACCGCTGCGGCGGAAATTTTCGAAGTAAGCGAAGATGCGCTGGCAAAAGTAAGAATGCGTTCAAAAATTCCAAAACAGCTTTTGAACGATACGCCAATATATCATCTGGCCCCAGTTTATTCCGATCTAAGGGCCGCCGCCTAA
- the petA gene encoding ubiquinol-cytochrome c reductase iron-sulfur subunit has product MAHSADNDNKTRREFLYLTTAAVAGVGVVGTTWNFIDYMNPSADVLAVSTTEVDLAPIKEGQSITVMWRGKPVFIRRRTPEEIKSAEADDKAELRDPQSDEARVKKPEWLIVVGVCTHLGCVPLGQKVTDSRGDFGGWFCPCHGSHYDTSGRIRKGPAPKNLEVPTYSFLSDSKILIG; this is encoded by the coding sequence ATGGCTCATTCCGCCGATAATGATAATAAAACCCGCCGGGAATTTTTGTATCTAACCACCGCCGCCGTTGCCGGCGTGGGCGTAGTAGGGACGACTTGGAATTTCATCGATTACATGAATCCATCCGCCGATGTTTTGGCGGTATCGACCACCGAAGTGGATTTGGCGCCGATCAAGGAAGGCCAGTCGATCACCGTTATGTGGCGCGGCAAACCGGTATTTATCCGCCGCCGCACGCCAGAAGAAATCAAATCGGCGGAAGCCGACGATAAAGCGGAATTGCGCGATCCGCAATCCGATGAAGCACGCGTGAAAAAACCGGAATGGTTGATCGTCGTTGGCGTTTGCACGCATTTGGGTTGCGTGCCGCTGGGACAAAAAGTCACCGACAGCCGCGGCGATTTCGGCGGCTGGTTCTGCCCGTGCCATGGATCGCATTACGACACGTCCGGCCGCATTCGCAAAGGCCCGGCGCCAAAGAATTTGGAAGTTCCAACCTATTCCTTCTTATCCGACAGCAAAATTTTGATCGGCTAA
- a CDS encoding DUF58 domain-containing protein, whose translation MPVNPLKIQNRAEALASRLPPLLLEAEKIAATVAQGLHGLRRAGQGDNFWQYRPYLPGDPAAIIDWRRSARAEDLFVRQKEWEAPQTLWLWADTSMSMVYRSKKKFPSKVRRGALLLLAIIALLARSGERFAILASGLPPMTGKHGLYRATEFMIDEKRRTDNLPPYYILPRHSQVVFIGDFLSPIRDIRKLIQSYAAISVKGHILQVFDPAEIDLPFRGRAIFEGLEEDDGWLEVKRADALRESYARRAESHRQGVELVCKQAGWSYSFHRTDRPPEKALMELYMTLSERRVV comes from the coding sequence ATGCCGGTCAACCCGCTAAAGATTCAAAATCGCGCCGAAGCTTTGGCTTCGCGCCTGCCGCCGCTGTTGCTGGAAGCGGAGAAAATTGCCGCCACGGTCGCACAGGGCTTGCACGGCTTGCGCCGCGCGGGACAAGGCGACAATTTCTGGCAATATCGCCCTTATTTACCCGGCGATCCGGCGGCGATTATCGATTGGCGCCGTTCCGCGCGCGCCGAAGATTTGTTCGTCCGGCAAAAAGAATGGGAAGCGCCGCAAACTTTGTGGCTATGGGCCGATACATCCATGTCGATGGTATACCGGTCGAAAAAGAAATTCCCGTCCAAGGTTCGCCGCGGCGCGTTATTGCTGTTGGCGATTATCGCTTTGCTGGCAAGATCCGGCGAACGGTTTGCCATCCTGGCATCGGGACTGCCGCCAATGACCGGCAAGCACGGATTGTACCGCGCCACGGAATTTATGATCGATGAAAAGCGCCGCACCGACAATTTGCCGCCTTATTATATTCTGCCGCGGCACTCTCAAGTGGTTTTCATCGGCGATTTTCTGTCCCCCATCCGCGATATCCGCAAATTGATCCAATCTTATGCCGCGATCAGCGTAAAGGGGCATATTTTACAGGTATTCGATCCGGCGGAAATCGATTTGCCATTCCGTGGCCGCGCGATATTCGAAGGCCTGGAAGAAGACGATGGCTGGCTCGAGGTAAAACGCGCCGATGCGTTGCGTGAATCGTATGCGCGCCGGGCGGAATCGCACCGCCAGGGCGTTGAATTGGTTTGCAAGCAAGCCGGATGGAGTTACAGTTTCCACCGCACCGACCGGCCCCCTGAAAAAGCATTGATGGAATTATATATGACTCTGTCCGAACGGCGGGTGGTGTAA
- a CDS encoding tRNA (cytidine(34)-2'-O)-methyltransferase, whose amino-acid sequence MRLALYQPDIPQNTGALMRLCACFGVGLDIIEPCGFPFSDSKLRRAGMDYIDLAAVTRHASFSNFMNAKTGRLVLVETDGKTPYQKFTFAPYDVLIVGRESAGTPREVYDAADESIFIPQSQGRSLNVALAAAITLSEALRQTGQLPEMGQTLLASG is encoded by the coding sequence ATGCGGCTTGCGTTGTATCAGCCTGATATTCCACAAAATACCGGTGCGTTAATGCGTCTTTGCGCCTGTTTTGGCGTGGGATTGGATATTATTGAACCCTGCGGCTTCCCCTTTTCGGATTCAAAATTGCGGCGCGCGGGAATGGATTATATCGACCTTGCGGCCGTCACGCGCCACGCCTCTTTTTCCAATTTTATGAATGCAAAAACCGGCCGCCTGGTGCTGGTCGAAACGGACGGCAAAACGCCTTATCAAAAATTCACCTTCGCGCCGTACGATGTTTTGATTGTCGGCCGCGAGAGCGCCGGCACGCCGCGCGAAGTATATGACGCCGCCGATGAATCTATTTTTATTCCGCAGTCGCAAGGCCGGTCGTTGAATGTGGCGCTGGCCGCCGCGATTACATTGTCCGAAGCGTTACGCCAAACCGGCCAGTTGCCGGAGATGGGCCAGACATTGCTCGCGTCCGGCTGA
- a CDS encoding cytochrome C, translated as MANNNPANFSNPVVKWIDSRLPIFSLMSKEYGVFPTPRNFNYWWNFGAIAMVMLVVMILTGIFLAMNYQPSTVMAFDSVERIMRDVNHGWLLRYIHANGASFFFIAVYIHIFRGLYYGSYKNPRELLWILGVVILLLMMATAFMGYVLPWGQMSGWGATVITNLFSAFPVVGKSIVTLLWGGFSVDNPTLNRFFSLHYLLPFVIVAVVFLHVWALHVTGSNNPLGIDVKTPQDTVPFHPYYTVKDMFGLSVFLIIYMAFVFFAPNYLGHPDNYTPFDPMVTPAHIVPEWYFLPFYAILRSIPDKLTGVLAMFGSIAVLFIVPWLDTSKIRSARFRPMYKWFFWLLVIDCVALCWAGGKPPEGLPLIVARVGTAYYFAHFIIIMPLLGRIEKPLPLPQSIAAAVLKKAAIVLFAVLALGAASPAMANEGVEMPKMQWSFDGPFGTFDRASAQRGFQVYKEVCAAGRSMHQMSYRNLAALGYNDAELKAIAAGVTVKDGPNDEGDMFDRPGRPSDKFVSPYANKQAARAANNGAAPPDLSLITKARVGGADYIHALLTGYGTPPADIKIAPGMNYNKYFPGHQIAMPAPLSDGQVTYGDGTTASVDQMARDVATFLTFAAEPEMEERKRTGIRVMIFLAVMAGLFYLSKRKLWSGLKD; from the coding sequence ATGGCCAATAATAATCCCGCCAATTTCAGCAACCCGGTCGTCAAATGGATCGATAGCCGTCTGCCGATTTTCAGTTTAATGAGCAAGGAATACGGCGTATTCCCAACCCCGCGCAATTTCAATTACTGGTGGAATTTCGGCGCGATCGCCATGGTGATGCTGGTGGTTATGATCTTAACCGGCATTTTCCTTGCCATGAATTATCAGCCATCGACCGTGATGGCGTTCGATTCGGTCGAACGGATTATGCGCGATGTCAATCATGGCTGGCTGCTGCGTTACATTCACGCCAACGGCGCATCGTTCTTTTTCATCGCCGTATATATTCATATCTTCCGCGGTTTGTATTACGGATCTTATAAAAATCCGCGCGAGTTGTTATGGATTTTGGGCGTCGTTATTTTGCTGTTGATGATGGCAACCGCGTTCATGGGTTATGTATTGCCTTGGGGCCAGATGTCCGGCTGGGGCGCAACCGTCATTACCAATCTGTTCTCGGCATTTCCCGTTGTAGGCAAAAGCATCGTCACTTTATTATGGGGCGGGTTTTCGGTCGATAATCCAACCTTGAACCGCTTCTTCTCGCTGCATTATTTATTGCCGTTCGTCATTGTCGCCGTGGTGTTTTTACACGTTTGGGCATTGCACGTCACGGGTTCGAACAACCCGCTGGGCATTGATGTGAAAACCCCGCAAGATACGGTGCCATTCCATCCGTATTATACGGTCAAGGATATGTTCGGTCTGTCGGTATTTTTAATCATTTATATGGCGTTCGTATTCTTCGCGCCGAATTATTTGGGCCACCCGGATAATTACACGCCATTCGATCCGATGGTTACCCCCGCGCATATCGTGCCGGAATGGTATTTCTTGCCATTCTATGCGATCTTGCGTTCGATCCCGGATAAATTGACCGGCGTTTTGGCCATGTTTGGATCGATTGCGGTTTTGTTTATCGTACCATGGCTGGATACTTCGAAAATTCGCAGCGCGCGTTTCCGCCCGATGTATAAATGGTTCTTCTGGCTGTTGGTGATCGACTGCGTGGCGTTATGCTGGGCAGGCGGCAAACCGCCGGAAGGATTGCCATTGATCGTGGCGCGTGTCGGTACCGCTTATTATTTCGCGCATTTTATTATTATCATGCCGTTGCTGGGCCGGATTGAAAAACCGTTGCCTTTGCCGCAATCGATTGCGGCGGCGGTTTTGAAAAAGGCGGCCATTGTTTTATTCGCGGTGTTGGCGCTTGGCGCGGCATCGCCTGCGATGGCCAACGAAGGCGTTGAAATGCCAAAAATGCAATGGTCGTTCGACGGGCCATTCGGCACGTTCGATCGCGCATCGGCACAACGCGGATTTCAGGTATACAAGGAAGTCTGCGCCGCTGGCCGCTCGATGCATCAAATGTCGTACCGCAATTTGGCCGCGCTTGGATATAACGATGCCGAATTAAAAGCGATTGCCGCCGGCGTTACGGTAAAAGATGGACCTAATGACGAAGGCGATATGTTCGACCGTCCAGGCCGCCCATCGGATAAATTCGTTTCTCCTTATGCCAATAAGCAAGCCGCGCGCGCGGCGAATAACGGCGCCGCGCCGCCGGACTTATCTTTGATTACCAAAGCCCGTGTTGGCGGCGCCGATTATATTCACGCATTGCTGACCGGTTATGGCACGCCGCCAGCCGATATCAAAATCGCGCCAGGCATGAATTACAATAAATATTTCCCTGGCCATCAAATTGCGATGCCTGCGCCATTAAGCGATGGTCAAGTCACCTATGGCGATGGCACCACCGCCAGCGTCGATCAGATGGCGCGCGATGTGGCCACGTTCCTGACCTTTGCGGCGGAGCCGGAAATGGAAGAACGTAAACGCACCGGCATTCGCGTGATGATCTTTCTGGCGGTTATGGCCGGTCTGTTTTATCTAAGCAAACGCAAATTATGGAGCGGGTTGAAAGACTAG
- the ychF gene encoding redox-regulated ATPase YchF, whose protein sequence is MGFNCGIVGLPNVGKSTLFNALTASAAAAAANYPFCTIEPNVGRVAVPDDRLDKLAKIASSAKIIPTFIEFVDIAGIVRGASKGEGLGNQFLANIREVDAILHVVRCFDGGDITHVEGSVDPIRDIETIDTELMIADMESLEKRYDNLAKKAKQGDKESKEMIEIVDPILAALREGKPARSVQFSKEKKPLVRLLQLMTAKPVLYVCNVEENEADKGNALSAKVAARAKAENAQSVVISAKIESEISVMESDEEKKEFLSSMGLTEPGLNRVIRAGYALLDLITYFTIGPKEARAWTIIKGTKAPGAAGVIHTDFEKGFICAETIAYPDYVAGGGETGAKESGKMRLEGKEYTVADGDVVHFRFNV, encoded by the coding sequence ATGGGATTCAATTGTGGAATTGTTGGACTGCCAAACGTCGGTAAATCGACCTTGTTTAACGCATTGACGGCATCGGCCGCCGCTGCCGCCGCGAATTATCCATTCTGCACGATTGAACCGAATGTCGGCCGTGTAGCGGTTCCCGACGACCGTTTGGACAAGCTTGCTAAAATAGCATCCAGCGCCAAAATCATTCCGACTTTTATCGAATTCGTCGACATCGCTGGTATTGTGCGCGGCGCATCCAAGGGCGAAGGTTTGGGCAATCAATTCCTGGCCAATATCCGCGAAGTTGACGCGATTTTACATGTAGTCCGTTGCTTTGATGGCGGCGACATCACCCATGTCGAAGGCAGCGTCGATCCGATCCGCGATATCGAAACCATCGACACCGAATTAATGATCGCGGACATGGAGTCATTGGAAAAGCGTTATGACAATTTGGCGAAAAAGGCCAAACAAGGCGATAAGGAATCCAAGGAAATGATCGAAATCGTCGATCCGATTCTGGCGGCGTTGCGCGAAGGCAAGCCGGCGCGCAGCGTGCAATTTTCCAAGGAAAAAAAGCCATTAGTGCGATTGTTACAATTGATGACCGCAAAACCGGTTTTATATGTTTGCAACGTCGAAGAAAATGAGGCGGATAAAGGCAATGCGTTGTCCGCCAAAGTCGCCGCGCGCGCCAAGGCCGAGAATGCGCAATCGGTGGTTATCTCCGCCAAAATCGAATCGGAAATTTCGGTGATGGAATCGGACGAGGAAAAGAAAGAATTCCTGTCCAGCATGGGATTGACGGAACCGGGTTTGAACCGCGTGATTCGCGCGGGTTACGCCCTGCTCGACCTGATTACCTATTTCACCATCGGCCCGAAAGAAGCGCGCGCCTGGACCATCATCAAGGGCACCAAGGCCCCTGGCGCGGCAGGCGTCATTCACACCGATTTTGAAAAAGGATTTATTTGCGCGGAAACCATCGCCTATCCCGATTATGTCGCCGGCGGCGGCGAAACCGGCGCGAAAGAATCAGGCAAAATGCGCCTTGAAGGCAAGGAATACACCGTTGCCGACGGCGACGTGGTGCATTTTAGGTTTAACGTGTAA